In the genome of Triticum urartu cultivar G1812 chromosome 5, Tu2.1, whole genome shotgun sequence, one region contains:
- the LOC125556052 gene encoding uncharacterized protein LOC125556052: MAEEDQTVLVRCEDLVRVELPALLAQRAGRVAAALEAGERVVELPRGVSGKGLATAAAYYEARAEAEACGVDGGEFDGEFVRGLTHDAAIDLIHAAHHLGDQALFNLFAGYRANHF, encoded by the coding sequence ATGGCCGAGGAGGATCAGACGGTGCTGGTACGGTGCGAGGACCTCGTCCGGGTCGAGCTGCCGGCGTTGCTGGCGCAGCGGGCGGGGCGCGTCGCGGCGGCGCTGGAAGCCGGGGAGCGCGTGGTGGAGCTGCCGCGAGGGGTCTCCGGCAAGGGcctggcgacggcggcggcgtaCTACGAGGCCCGCGCGGAGGCGGAGGCCTGCGGCGTGGACGGCGGCGAGTTCGACGGCGAGTTCGTCCGCGGGCTGACGCACGACGCGGCCATCGACCTCATCCACGCCGCCCACCACCTCGGCGACCAGGCGCTCTTCAACCTCTTCGCAGGCTACAGGGCTAATCACTTCTAA